A single window of Bradyrhizobium daqingense DNA harbors:
- a CDS encoding extracellular solute-binding protein yields MRHIAIAILIALAAACTTAPSRAEEMTLYSTREAALVAPVAGAFTEASGIGVKIVFIEDSLIRRLVSEGEASPADVLLTIGLDKTTQLAAHGLTQVFTSTHIERAVPANLRGNGAQWVALAIRPRVAFVRKDSALAQIDYEDLVDPRWRGKLCMRSALHQNNVALVAAYHVHHGDAATEVWLAGLKANLAHRPEGKDNDVIREIAEGRCEIGIGNTVALAQLRDGREGPDWRAWAEAVRAVPTAFKGGGAHVNLAGAALAKHAPHPEAAQKFVEFLVTPAAQRIFAAAELEYPVLASARQAPIVADMGAFTADALPIDEIAAHQQAAIVLIKKVGFDE; encoded by the coding sequence ATGCGGCACATAGCCATCGCGATCCTGATCGCCCTGGCGGCTGCCTGCACGACGGCCCCAAGCCGCGCCGAAGAGATGACGCTCTACTCGACCAGGGAGGCCGCTCTGGTCGCGCCGGTTGCTGGGGCTTTTACGGAAGCCAGCGGCATCGGCGTGAAAATCGTCTTCATCGAGGACAGTCTCATCAGGCGTCTCGTATCGGAAGGCGAGGCATCGCCCGCCGATGTCCTGTTGACCATCGGGCTCGACAAGACCACCCAGCTTGCCGCGCATGGCCTGACCCAGGTCTTCACTTCGACGCATATCGAACGGGCCGTGCCGGCAAACCTGCGCGGCAACGGCGCGCAATGGGTTGCGCTTGCGATCCGCCCCCGCGTCGCATTCGTGCGCAAGGACAGCGCGCTTGCTCAGATCGACTATGAAGATCTGGTCGATCCCCGATGGCGCGGCAAGCTGTGCATGCGCTCGGCGCTGCATCAGAACAATGTCGCGCTGGTTGCGGCCTATCACGTCCATCACGGTGATGCCGCGACCGAGGTCTGGCTCGCCGGGCTGAAGGCTAACCTCGCCCACAGGCCTGAGGGCAAGGACAATGACGTAATCCGCGAGATCGCGGAGGGCAGATGCGAGATCGGCATCGGCAACACCGTTGCGCTGGCGCAATTGCGCGACGGACGGGAGGGGCCTGACTGGCGCGCCTGGGCCGAGGCGGTCAGGGCTGTTCCGACCGCCTTCAAAGGTGGCGGCGCGCATGTGAACCTCGCCGGCGCAGCCCTCGCGAAGCATGCGCCACATCCGGAGGCTGCGCAGAAATTCGTCGAGTTCCTCGTCACGCCGGCGGCGCAGCGGATTTTCGCTGCCGCTGAGCTCGAATACCCTGTGCTGGCCTCGGCAAGGCAGGCCCCGATCGTCGCCGATATGGGCGCGTTCACAGCAGATGCACTGCCGATCGATGAGATCGCCGCGCATCAGCAGGCCGCGATCGTCCTGATCAAGAAGGTCGGCTTCGATGAGTAG
- a CDS encoding PepSY-associated TM helix domain-containing protein, translating to MSRAGHTIKAALLQVHSIAGLVLALLLALIALTGAVMSFEDEILDHLNADIMHVAPRPASALMPDELVARLKAAQDAGKVSAVALSSDPSAAVRVRFGRDEQGARPSSLYVDPYDARVLGSPRGEEFFATVRRLHRWLLIPGDAKGWGRQVTGVAALGLIVMLISGLVLRWPRRAGSVKMWLKPNLGLSGRGLHRSLHAVIGTWVFPVYLLMTLTGLWYSFDWYKDGVVWLLSRPHVAAAKMQPKMSAKPPREAGRIEAQAIGFDQAWTTFRREEGGHFSKALLTLPAGAGTAIRIRSWSKETTLDTSRDEFRIDAVSGQLVSAERYADKSFGEKIIANMLDIHRGAILGWPGKLAFMIAAALMPLFSVTGVLLYLSRRRLRRPAQPPLGRLVPGE from the coding sequence ATGAGTAGAGCGGGCCACACAATCAAGGCGGCCCTGCTTCAGGTCCATTCCATCGCCGGCCTCGTGCTCGCGCTGCTGCTCGCCCTGATCGCGCTGACCGGTGCGGTCATGAGCTTCGAGGATGAAATCCTCGATCATCTCAACGCCGATATCATGCACGTCGCGCCACGCCCAGCGTCGGCGCTGATGCCGGACGAACTGGTCGCGCGGCTCAAGGCGGCGCAGGACGCCGGCAAAGTCTCCGCCGTCGCGCTGTCGAGCGACCCGTCGGCAGCGGTGCGGGTTCGCTTCGGCCGCGACGAGCAGGGCGCAAGGCCGTCCTCGCTCTACGTCGACCCCTATGACGCGCGCGTGCTGGGCTCCCCGCGCGGCGAGGAATTCTTCGCGACCGTGCGCAGGCTGCATCGCTGGCTGCTCATCCCCGGCGATGCCAAGGGCTGGGGGCGCCAGGTCACTGGCGTCGCCGCGCTCGGCCTGATCGTGATGCTGATCTCCGGCCTCGTGCTGCGCTGGCCGCGCCGCGCCGGCAGCGTGAAGATGTGGCTCAAACCCAATCTCGGTCTCAGTGGGCGCGGTCTGCATCGCTCGCTGCACGCCGTCATCGGCACCTGGGTGTTTCCGGTCTATCTGTTAATGACGCTCACCGGGCTCTGGTACTCGTTCGACTGGTACAAGGATGGCGTGGTCTGGCTGCTGTCGCGGCCGCATGTCGCCGCGGCCAAGATGCAGCCCAAGATGTCTGCAAAGCCGCCGCGTGAGGCCGGCCGTATCGAGGCGCAAGCGATCGGTTTCGACCAGGCGTGGACGACGTTCCGGCGCGAGGAGGGCGGCCACTTCTCGAAGGCGTTGCTGACGCTGCCGGCCGGCGCCGGCACAGCGATCCGGATCCGATCGTGGTCGAAGGAGACGACGCTCGACACCTCGCGCGACGAATTCCGCATCGATGCCGTCTCGGGACAATTGGTTTCCGCGGAGCGGTACGCCGACAAGTCTTTTGGCGAGAAGATCATCGCTAACATGCTCGACATCCACCGCGGTGCCATCCTGGGCTGGCCCGGCAAGCTCGCCTTCATGATCGCGGCGGCGCTGATGCCGTTGTTCTCGGTCACCGGCGTCCTGCTCTATCTGTCGCGCCGCAGGCTGCGGCGCCCGGCGCAGCCGCCGCTCGGCCGGCTCGTTCCGGGCGAGTGA
- the serA gene encoding phosphoglycerate dehydrogenase, whose translation MPAPGQSPERTAKALLLEGVNDSAVELFKSAGFTNVERLTKALDGEHLRKALKGVSLLGIRSRTQITDDVLGAADQLLAVGCFSVGTNQVDLLAARKRGIPVFNAPFSNTRSVAELVIGEIVMLLRRIFPRSVSAHGGGWDKSATGSREVRGRTLGIVGYGNIGSQLSTLAEAMGMRVIYFDRTDKLRHGNTEPVERLEDLLAQSDVVSLHVPETPETAGMIGEKELRAMKPGSFLINNSRGTVVDLDALARALREGHLAGAAVDVFPVEPSSNSDRFNSPVQGVENVILTPHIGGSTEEAQERIGGEVARKLVDYFITGSTMGAVNFPEVQLHLRPSGARFSHVHRNVPGMLRRLNEVFLQRDINIAAQYLETAGDLGYVVLDADLAGQDSAALLDQIRSLEGTVGARLVFEH comes from the coding sequence ATGCCAGCCCCAGGCCAAAGCCCCGAGCGGACTGCGAAGGCGCTGCTGCTCGAAGGCGTCAATGATAGCGCTGTCGAGCTGTTCAAGAGCGCGGGCTTTACCAATGTCGAACGCCTGACCAAGGCGCTGGACGGAGAGCATCTGCGCAAAGCGCTCAAGGGCGTGTCGCTGCTCGGCATCCGTTCGCGCACCCAGATCACCGATGACGTGCTCGGCGCCGCCGACCAGCTGCTCGCGGTCGGCTGCTTCAGCGTCGGCACCAACCAGGTCGATCTCCTGGCGGCGCGCAAGCGCGGCATTCCTGTGTTCAACGCACCGTTCTCCAACACGCGCAGCGTCGCCGAGCTCGTGATCGGCGAGATCGTGATGCTGCTGCGGCGGATCTTTCCGCGCTCGGTATCGGCGCATGGGGGCGGCTGGGACAAGTCGGCGACCGGCAGCCGCGAGGTGCGCGGCCGCACGCTCGGCATCGTCGGCTACGGCAATATCGGCTCGCAGCTGTCCACGCTCGCCGAAGCCATGGGCATGCGCGTGATCTATTTCGACCGCACCGACAAGCTTCGCCACGGCAACACCGAGCCGGTCGAGCGACTGGAAGATCTGCTGGCGCAGAGCGACGTCGTCAGCCTGCACGTGCCCGAGACGCCGGAAACCGCCGGGATGATCGGCGAGAAGGAGCTACGGGCGATGAAGCCGGGCTCGTTCCTGATCAACAACAGCCGCGGCACCGTGGTCGATCTCGATGCGCTCGCGCGCGCGTTGCGTGAGGGTCATCTCGCCGGCGCCGCCGTCGACGTGTTTCCGGTCGAGCCGTCCTCGAATTCGGATCGTTTCAACAGCCCGGTGCAGGGCGTGGAGAACGTCATCCTCACGCCGCATATCGGCGGCTCGACCGAGGAGGCGCAGGAGCGCATCGGCGGGGAGGTCGCACGCAAGCTGGTCGACTATTTCATCACGGGATCGACCATGGGCGCGGTGAACTTCCCCGAGGTGCAGCTGCATCTTCGCCCCTCCGGCGCGCGCTTCAGCCATGTCCATCGCAACGTGCCGGGCATGCTGCGGCGCCTGAACGAGGTCTTCCTGCAGCGCGACATCAACATCGCCGCGCAATATCTCGAGACCGCCGGCGACCTCGGCTATGTCGTGCTCGATGCCGATCTCGCCGGCCAGGATTCGGCGGCGCTGCTCGATCAGATCCGCAGCCTCGAAGGCACGGTCGGAGCGCGGCTGGTGTTCGAGCACTAG
- a CDS encoding rhodanese-like domain-containing protein, producing MKLSTVTPAEIRRALLLREEIALLDLRYEAAFATGHPLFAANMAAGRIAVEAEIRLPREDVPIVLYDDGEGLVAVGAERLAALGYTNISALDGGLKSWRAAGYQVFEDVNSYSKAFGELVESRRHTPSFSADEVAKLIADKANIAILDVRRFDEYATMNIPGSVSVPGAELVLRAGQAAPDPETTIIVNCAGRTRSIIGTQSLINAGVPNKVRALRNGTIGWTLARHTLDHGADRRGAIGPFEGGPANARDVAYRAGVRHIGASEMAALLAQTDHTLYRFDVRDAEEYAAGHLPGFRHYPGGQLVQETDMAAPVRGARILLTDDKGVRADMTASWLAQMGWEVYVLEGGYDGALEIAPPLVLPKPDPAHRYRRPYEGTDVAEAAMQAYLDWEYGLVEQLRLDATHGFYVI from the coding sequence ATGAAGCTTTCCACCGTCACTCCCGCCGAGATCCGCCGCGCGCTGCTGCTGCGCGAAGAGATCGCGCTGCTCGATCTCAGATATGAGGCGGCGTTCGCGACCGGACATCCGCTGTTCGCCGCCAACATGGCGGCCGGCCGGATCGCCGTCGAGGCCGAGATCAGGCTGCCGCGCGAGGACGTTCCGATCGTACTTTACGATGACGGCGAAGGCCTCGTCGCTGTGGGTGCGGAGCGGCTTGCGGCGCTGGGTTACACCAATATCAGCGCGCTGGACGGTGGACTGAAGTCCTGGCGCGCGGCGGGCTATCAGGTCTTCGAGGACGTCAATTCCTATTCCAAGGCATTCGGCGAACTGGTCGAGTCGCGCCGTCACACGCCCTCGTTCAGTGCCGACGAAGTGGCAAAGCTGATCGCTGACAAGGCCAACATTGCCATCCTCGACGTCCGCCGCTTCGACGAATACGCGACCATGAACATTCCGGGCTCGGTCAGCGTGCCCGGCGCCGAGTTGGTCTTGCGGGCCGGGCAGGCTGCGCCCGATCCTGAAACCACCATCATCGTCAATTGCGCCGGCCGCACGCGCTCGATCATCGGCACCCAGTCGCTGATCAATGCCGGTGTGCCCAACAAGGTGCGCGCGCTGCGCAACGGCACGATCGGCTGGACGCTGGCGAGACACACGCTTGACCACGGTGCCGACAGGCGCGGCGCGATCGGACCGTTCGAGGGCGGTCCGGCCAATGCCCGCGACGTCGCCTATCGTGCCGGCGTTCGTCATATCGGTGCGAGCGAGATGGCGGCGCTGCTCGCGCAAACTGATCACACGCTCTATCGCTTCGACGTGCGCGACGCCGAGGAATATGCCGCCGGCCATCTGCCGGGCTTTCGTCATTATCCCGGCGGCCAGCTCGTTCAGGAGACCGACATGGCGGCGCCGGTCCGCGGCGCGCGAATTTTGCTGACCGACGACAAGGGCGTCCGTGCCGACATGACGGCATCATGGCTCGCCCAGATGGGCTGGGAGGTCTATGTGCTCGAAGGCGGCTATGACGGCGCGCTCGAGATCGCCCCGCCGCTGGTGCTGCCGAAGCCCGACCCGGCGCATCGTTACCGCCGGCCCTATGAAGGTACCGACGTCGCCGAAGCCGCGATGCAAGCCTATCTCGACTGGGAGTACGGCTTGGTCGAACAGCTCCGGCTCGACGCGACGCACGGATTCTACGTGATTTGA